The Pseudomonas benzenivorans region AGTGATGGGAATAACATTGTCGGCGATGGTACGCCGGATAAGATTACGCGAGTTCAGATTGCGTACAACAACGCCATGGCAATGGTGATGGTCGCAGGGGTTACCACTGTGATGGTGGGGGGGCGAAGCTTTACCGTGACAGAAAGCGGGAATGACGTTTTAGTCAGTAACGTGCAAGGCGATAGTGGTAACAATCCCGCTAAATTCACCGTCATCTCGGCGTTCACGGACACTGGGTATACGACGCTGGAGTTTTCACACTCAGGAGGCGATACCTTCAAGTTAGGTGGGTTTGGCGCCTCCACCTTCGATCCAGGTGCCGCTGTCGAGTTGAATTTTGATTTGTTGTTGACTGATGGCGATGGTGACTCAGTGGCTATTCCGGACGGTATCCGTGTGCAATTGAGTCCGGATAATCACATCTTGCAAACAGGCACCGACAACGCGGATGTCCTGCAGGTCAGCCCAGGTACTTCGGGAACACTGGTCGGTCTGGCCGGGGACGATACATTGATCGGCCATGTGGGCAACGACATCTTGTACGGAGGCTTGGGCAACGACACCATGACTGGCGGCGGAGGCTCCGATACGTTCAAGTGGCTGCTAGGAGAAAACGGCACCGATACCGTCACGGACTTCGCCAAGGGCTTCAATTCCGGTGGCGATCGACTGGACCTGTCGCAGTTGCTGGTCGGTGAGAATGGAGCACCGGGAGATATCGGTAATCTGCTCAGCTACATAGAGGTATCGACTGACTCCTTGGTAGGAACGGCGGCGCTCGATACGGTTATCAAGGTCGATGCATCGGGTGGTGGGAATTTCGCGACCCCCGACCAGACGATAGTGCTGCAGGACGTCAACTTGTTCGCCAGTTATTCGGTGGGTTCGGAGGCCGATGTAATCCTCAATATGCTCGCTGACGGCACGCTAAAGGTCGATACGGTCTAGTCTGCAGTAATAGAGCCGACCCGCCATCTTCGGGTGGCGGGTTTTTTATGGGCAGAAGCAGGAGGCGTCCATGGTCTATGTACAGCGCGATGAGCAAGGGAGGCTGCTTCGGGTCGAACAGGAACCGTTCGGCAGCATGACCGCAGAGGTTCCGGCCGGCGATCCGGAGGTACGCAGTTGACTGGCGAGCCATGCTCTGCATTCACACCTGATGTCGCTGCAGCACTCGGATCTGGAACTAGTGCGGGTAATCGAAGACCTGGTCAGCGTGTTGGTCAGCCGCGGCTTGATCCGCTACACCGATCTGCCGGAGGCGGCGCGCAGCAAGCTCAGCCACCGGGCCCAGGCGCGCGCGCAGCTGGACGATCTCGGCAAACTGGTGGACGAGCAGCAGCATCTGCCGTACTGAAGTCTCGGGGCGTGCCGGGCGGAGCCGAGTCGCACAGTGCGTCATGCGTGCTCGTTAGCCATCGCCGATGGCGAAGCCCTCCGCGCGCATCTTCTGCAGCAGGTTCTGCCAGCGCGAGAGTTTCTTGGTGTCGCTCTTCCTGATGCGTGAGCCCGGCAGATACAGGCCCTCGGCATTGAAGGCGTATACCGGAAGCAGGTCTTTGCGTTGCGATGCCGGCTGGATTCCATTGATCAGGTTGTCCAGCACCAAGGGATCGGCGGCGGGGCTGCTGTAATAGGTCAGCACCATGTGCGCCTGGTTCTGGCGCAGGGCCTTGACATAGGTGATGCGCAGTTTGTCGCTGGGGATGCCGAGGCGCCGCAGGGTGAAGTACTTGGCGATGGAATAGTCCTCGCAGTCGCCGGCGCCCTTGACCAAGGACTCGACCGGGGTGGCCCAGTAGTCCTTTTGTCGCCAGTTGCGATCATCGCCGACGAAGCGCAGCTGGCGGTTGAAGAAGCCATTGACCTCGCCGAGCAGGGCCCTTTCTGGCAGGTTGGCGCTGGTTTTGATCAACGCATCCCACGCCTCGATCCGTTGTCTGGCCGTGCCGAGCTCGCCATAGCGTCTCTCGGCATTCAGCAAAACGAGGGCGAAGTCCCAGTTGGCCAGGGCGCCGCTCAGTCCAACGCACAGCACCCCGAAGCCGATCCACAGCCGGTGCAGACGCAGGTTCCATCCATGAATGCGCTGCTGTGGCTGCATGTGCCGCGCCTCTGCAGAAGATGGATCTAGTCTAGGAGCTGGCGCGAGGCTTCGCTGCCTTTGACGGGCTCGGGCAATGCATCACGTCCGAACGGAGAGACGGATCAAGGGTTGGGCAGGGTCTTCTGCTTGAGGATGTACAGGCTGACCAGCACCGCGCTGGTCAGCATGAAGGCGCGCGCCCAGGGTAGCGGCACCAGGTAGCAGGAGAAGGCGATGCTCAGCCACATCAGGGTCAGGGCATAGACCTTGGCGCGGCGCGGGATGCCTTGGCCCTCGAGGTAGTCACGAATCCATGGCCCCAGATGTGGGTGACACACCAGCCAGTGGTAGAAGCGCTTGGAGCTACGCACGAAACAGGCCGCAGCCAGGAGCAGGAAGGGCGTGGTCGGCAGCACCGGCAGGAAGATGCCGACCACCCCGAGCAGCACACACAGCCAGCCCACCGCGAGCAGCGCATAGCGCACGCTGCGGTGGTTGCTTTCGCGGATATCGCCGTGCGCCATGGCGCGGTCGCTTAGTGGTGGCGTGGCTTGAGCAGTGCCGGCTTTTCTTCCGGGGCATGGCACAGCAGGAACAGCGCAGTCAGCAGCTCGGGGATCTGCTCGACCATGCTGTCGACCAGGTCCTGGTCACGGGCGATTTCGGCGAACTCCGGCTGTTCGTCGAACAGGCCCGAACCGACCATGATCGGCAGCAGCAGTTCGCTGACCTCGTCTTCGGCGTCTTCGAACCAGATCGATTCGCGCAGGAATACCCCTTCCATGAAGCCGATGCACCAGCCGCGCAGGTCGGAATCGTCAGGTTCGTCGCCCAGGTCGAGTTCGCAAGGCATCTCCGGATCATCGTCGCTGGCCAGCTGGCGGGCGATGTGGGCCTTGAGTTGCAGCAGGGTCGCTTCGATCTCCTCGCGCTCGGCGTCGCTGCGATAATGCGGCGGCTCGGCGAACAGTGCGTCGATCCATTCACGCTCCGGAATCGGCTCCGGGCAGATCGACAGAGCCGTGAGATAGCCATGGGCGGCCACATAGTCCAAGGCCTCATCGTGCAGCTCATCGGCATCTAGGAAGGCTTGCAGGCGGGACAGTTGCTCGGCGAAGGACATCGTGGGGGCTACCTTGAAGGAGTATACGAGGCTGAATTTTAGCCCGGATCACCCTGTGTCGGCGCCTGCCCGACAGTTTTTTTTATCCGCCAACTTCCCCATGAGGCCCGGCAGGCGGGCGGCAGGAACGGGCTGCCACCAGCGTTCGCTTGTCCGCGCGCTGAGGCCGATAGGCGTGGGTCTGTGTGCTCGGCCACTGGCGTATAATGCGCGGCTTTGTCACGGCGCCAGGGCGCCGCGTCCACGCCGTGGGCGGATTCGGGGCCGCTCCAGGGATGGAGCCGGCCCCGCCAATAGGGAGTTTCTATGCTCGAA contains the following coding sequences:
- a CDS encoding YbaN family protein codes for the protein MAHGDIRESNHRSVRYALLAVGWLCVLLGVVGIFLPVLPTTPFLLLAAACFVRSSKRFYHWLVCHPHLGPWIRDYLEGQGIPRRAKVYALTLMWLSIAFSCYLVPLPWARAFMLTSAVLVSLYILKQKTLPNP
- a CDS encoding YecA family protein, with the translated sequence MSFAEQLSRLQAFLDADELHDEALDYVAAHGYLTALSICPEPIPEREWIDALFAEPPHYRSDAEREEIEATLLQLKAHIARQLASDDDPEMPCELDLGDEPDDSDLRGWCIGFMEGVFLRESIWFEDAEDEVSELLLPIMVGSGLFDEQPEFAEIARDQDLVDSMVEQIPELLTALFLLCHAPEEKPALLKPRHH
- the lapG gene encoding cysteine protease LapG — encoded protein: MQPQQRIHGWNLRLHRLWIGFGVLCVGLSGALANWDFALVLLNAERRYGELGTARQRIEAWDALIKTSANLPERALLGEVNGFFNRQLRFVGDDRNWRQKDYWATPVESLVKGAGDCEDYSIAKYFTLRRLGIPSDKLRITYVKALRQNQAHMVLTYYSSPAADPLVLDNLINGIQPASQRKDLLPVYAFNAEGLYLPGSRIRKSDTKKLSRWQNLLQKMRAEGFAIGDG